In one window of Spartinivicinus marinus DNA:
- a CDS encoding maltoporin, which produces MSSNNKSVVSYFHLKPISTWLAASLLTVSAGQALAVDFHGYIRSGIGTTLGGGDQACFKARGASAKYRLGNECETYAEIGLGQELYNEGGRRFYVDTMIAYVSNQANDWEPLDGSDDVGGGKGSLRQMYVKGENVIDALPGATLWAGKRYYQRHDVHINDYYYWDVSGPGAGIEGIDLGFGKLSLAWVRNSDEDYMSEGAQSGTNVANDTFDIRLSGLKVNEGGSLEFGFDYGRANLTDRQDDLNFDDQKGYLFTTQHTQSDWFGGFNKLAFQYATDGMVGTGHNGSRAENGKMYRIVNQGVVNLTDNIEGMYVGIYEKKDLSDDKGQTWMSFGVRPVYKWNDVMSTAVEVGYDRVKPQDSSKDTVDLRKITLAQQWSAGNNFWARPVVRAFATYAKWDGDKYNAASESIDDGEDDGITVGFQVEAWW; this is translated from the coding sequence ATGTCAAGTAATAATAAAAGTGTTGTTTCATATTTTCACCTTAAACCCATCTCAACCTGGCTAGCGGCATCATTATTGACTGTTTCTGCAGGGCAGGCCTTGGCGGTTGATTTCCATGGCTATATTCGATCCGGTATTGGTACGACGTTGGGGGGAGGGGATCAAGCCTGTTTTAAAGCCAGGGGAGCTAGTGCAAAGTATCGGTTAGGGAATGAATGTGAAACTTATGCAGAAATTGGTTTGGGGCAGGAATTATACAATGAAGGTGGAAGGCGCTTTTATGTTGATACCATGATTGCTTATGTGTCTAATCAGGCCAATGACTGGGAGCCATTAGATGGGAGTGATGACGTTGGGGGAGGAAAAGGCTCATTAAGACAAATGTATGTAAAAGGGGAAAATGTCATTGATGCTTTGCCAGGCGCTACCCTATGGGCTGGTAAACGTTATTATCAACGTCATGATGTACATATCAACGATTATTATTATTGGGATGTATCAGGACCTGGTGCTGGTATCGAAGGGATAGATCTTGGCTTTGGTAAATTATCTCTCGCTTGGGTGCGTAATTCAGATGAAGACTATATGTCTGAAGGTGCACAGTCTGGTACCAATGTAGCAAATGATACCTTTGATATTCGTTTATCTGGATTAAAAGTCAATGAAGGCGGCTCATTAGAATTTGGGTTTGATTACGGTAGAGCCAACTTAACTGATCGTCAGGATGATTTAAATTTCGATGATCAAAAAGGTTATTTATTTACGACTCAGCACACACAGTCAGACTGGTTTGGTGGTTTTAATAAACTAGCATTTCAGTATGCAACCGATGGCATGGTAGGCACTGGACATAATGGTAGTCGTGCCGAAAATGGCAAAATGTACCGTATTGTTAACCAGGGGGTGGTGAACCTTACCGATAATATTGAAGGTATGTATGTCGGTATTTATGAGAAAAAAGATTTATCTGATGACAAAGGACAAACCTGGATGTCATTTGGTGTTCGCCCTGTTTATAAATGGAATGATGTGATGAGTACGGCAGTTGAAGTCGGTTATGACAGGGTAAAACCTCAAGATAGCAGTAAAGATACCGTTGATCTCAGAAAAATCACATTAGCCCAACAGTGGTCAGCAGGCAATAATTTTTGGGCTCGACCTGTCGTACGTGCATTCGCTACTTACGCTAAATGGGATGGTGATAAATATAATGCCGCTAGTGAGTCAATCGATGATGGTGAAGATGATGGCATAACGGTTGGCTTTCAAGTAGAAGCCTGGTGGTAA
- a CDS encoding MalM family protein, with protein sequence MAIKYKIQFIVGAVLIVYSITGWTSAVISKATQQQVSQVSTALKSASSCCSSLANLQYQPLEANKTTDIVIDSGSPVFEFDTGKSYLAAYKLPVNQRSMQIKLYSKAGKTVYSPSVLLLDSEFRITRILADEDFIYRPAWGFKTDSIDGTFRIDRSQPGNPYNEMYLVVFTTAEQMQGQTTLVHPAKAFAKARYNQPPDIPDPIALHSPTGHIELMVEEEGNSFYEKKPYIPKFYTPSAVQSVVKQPISSHQVQPETQHYFEQAINKALQQGDVSKALNYVEEAERVGIKNIRQYFIERVQPKK encoded by the coding sequence ATGGCAATCAAATATAAAATCCAATTTATTGTAGGTGCGGTGTTAATTGTTTACTCGATAACAGGCTGGACAAGTGCTGTTATTAGTAAAGCAACCCAGCAGCAGGTCAGTCAGGTAAGTACAGCACTAAAATCAGCATCTTCATGTTGTTCATCCCTCGCTAATTTGCAATATCAGCCACTTGAAGCAAATAAAACAACAGATATTGTAATTGACAGTGGTTCACCTGTGTTTGAGTTTGACACGGGTAAAAGCTATCTAGCGGCATATAAATTACCCGTTAATCAACGCTCTATGCAGATTAAATTGTATAGCAAAGCAGGTAAAACGGTATATTCTCCTTCGGTGTTATTGTTAGATAGTGAATTTCGTATAACACGCATTCTTGCTGATGAGGACTTTATTTACCGACCTGCCTGGGGTTTTAAAACCGATAGTATCGATGGCACCTTTCGTATTGATCGAAGCCAACCAGGCAATCCGTATAATGAAATGTATTTAGTGGTTTTTACAACAGCAGAGCAAATGCAAGGGCAGACGACTTTAGTGCATCCGGCAAAAGCATTTGCCAAAGCCAGGTATAACCAACCACCTGATATACCCGATCCCATTGCGTTACATTCCCCTACAGGGCATATCGAGTTAATGGTTGAGGAAGAAGGCAATAGTTTTTACGAGAAAAAACCTTATATTCCCAAGTTCTATACACCTAGTGCAGTACAATCTGTGGTTAAGCAACCAATTTCCAGTCATCAAGTTCAGCCTGAAACTCAACATTACTTTGAACAAGCTATTAATAAAGCATTACAGCAGGGTGATGTGAGTAAAGCACTGAATTATGTCGAAGAGGCTGAACGAGTAGGAATAAAAAATATAAGGCAATATTTTATCGAACGAGTACAACCAAAAAAATAA
- the malE gene encoding maltose/maltodextrin ABC transporter substrate-binding protein MalE: MITKIISCLSVGTLISLGGVTTAQAAIEEGKLVIWINGDKGYKGLQKVADRFTKDTEIVVKVAHPDKATDKFQQAAATGNGPDIFIWAHDRFGEWAKSGLIAPINPSKQTKQSIADFTWDAVTIDGNVYGYPIALEAVGLIYNKQLIASPPKSFDDIFTLHKQLAKQNKKAIMWDYNNTYFSWGLFASNGGYAFKKTASGYNVNDTGVNNAGSLVAGNMIKRLIDEGVMAKGIDYGVMDAAFNKGEVAMMINGPWSWSNLKKSSIDFGVTSIPSINNKQGKPFTGVLAATINAASPNKELAVEFLEQYMLKVEGLKTINKDVPLGAVANKQLMAELSKDPNIKATFENAKLGEAMPSVPEMGAFWAAMKPALTNITSGRQSVKAALDDAAKRITHKK; encoded by the coding sequence ATGATTACAAAAATAATAAGTTGTCTATCAGTAGGTACTTTAATTAGTCTGGGTGGTGTTACTACAGCTCAAGCAGCCATTGAGGAAGGAAAGCTGGTTATTTGGATTAACGGTGATAAAGGCTATAAAGGTTTACAAAAAGTTGCAGATCGCTTTACTAAAGATACCGAAATAGTGGTAAAAGTCGCTCATCCTGATAAAGCGACCGATAAATTTCAGCAGGCTGCTGCCACCGGTAATGGACCTGATATTTTTATATGGGCCCATGACCGCTTTGGAGAATGGGCGAAGAGTGGTTTGATTGCGCCGATTAATCCTAGCAAACAAACCAAGCAATCCATTGCTGATTTTACTTGGGATGCAGTTACTATTGATGGCAACGTATATGGCTATCCCATAGCGTTAGAAGCGGTTGGGCTAATTTATAATAAGCAATTAATTGCTTCTCCTCCTAAGTCATTCGATGACATTTTTACATTACATAAGCAACTGGCAAAGCAAAATAAAAAAGCCATTATGTGGGACTATAATAACACCTATTTTTCTTGGGGGCTGTTTGCCAGTAATGGTGGTTATGCATTCAAAAAGACAGCCTCTGGCTATAATGTAAATGACACTGGTGTGAATAATGCAGGTTCGCTTGTTGCGGGTAATATGATTAAGCGCCTGATTGACGAAGGGGTAATGGCAAAAGGTATTGACTACGGGGTAATGGATGCTGCCTTTAATAAAGGCGAAGTTGCCATGATGATTAATGGACCTTGGTCATGGAGTAACTTAAAGAAAAGCAGTATTGATTTTGGTGTGACGAGTATCCCCAGCATTAATAATAAACAAGGTAAGCCTTTTACTGGCGTGTTAGCGGCTACGATTAATGCAGCAAGCCCGAATAAAGAGTTAGCTGTTGAGTTTCTTGAACAGTATATGTTAAAAGTTGAAGGCTTAAAAACAATTAATAAGGATGTACCACTCGGTGCTGTAGCGAATAAGCAGCTAATGGCTGAGTTAAGCAAAGACCCTAATATTAAAGCTACATTTGAAAATGCCAAATTAGGTGAAGCTATGCCAAGTGTACCTGAAATGGGTGCATTTTGGGCAGCAATGAAGCCTGCGTTAACTAATATTACTTCTGGTCGGCAATCGGTGAAAGCAGCCTTAGATGATGCGGCTAAACGTATTACCCACAAGAAATAA
- the tnpA gene encoding IS200/IS605 family transposase: protein MDYRYGSHTVFKIQYHFVFVTKYRYQVLKGDVGLKARELIRQTCHTFEIDILKGVISKDHVHLLVSAPPNMAPSEIMRRVKGRTSAKLFESYPDLRKRYWGRHFWARGYFCVTSGDVTEEMIKEYLEHHFEPRIDDNFRTED from the coding sequence ATGGACTATAGATATGGTAGCCATACAGTTTTCAAAATTCAGTATCATTTTGTATTTGTAACGAAATATCGTTATCAAGTGCTAAAAGGTGATGTTGGTTTAAAGGCTCGAGAGTTAATACGACAGACATGCCATACTTTTGAAATTGATATATTAAAGGGTGTCATTAGTAAGGATCATGTACATCTGCTAGTTTCAGCGCCACCCAATATGGCTCCTAGCGAAATAATGCGAAGAGTAAAAGGTCGAACGTCGGCAAAACTGTTTGAAAGCTATCCTGATTTAAGGAAAAGATACTGGGGTCGACATTTTTGGGCTAGAGGTTATTTTTGTGTGACTTCAGGAGATGTAACAGAAGAAATGATAAAAGAATATTTAGAACATCACTTTGAGCCGAGGATTGATGATAATTTTAGGACTGAAGACTGA
- a CDS encoding transposase, translating to MINIKQLVNDKQCYQFIRQTRWPNGVSCPHCQSQQVESKGYHQKQKARKRYLCKACCRTFDDLTLTVFSGHHQPVKVWILCLYFMGLNLSNRQIAQELDINKDDAQKMTNQLRESIFSRLPMAVLSGEVEADEVYVVAGHKGNPEAVKKRP from the coding sequence ATGATCAATATTAAGCAGCTAGTAAACGACAAACAGTGTTATCAGTTCATTCGTCAGACTCGTTGGCCCAATGGCGTCAGTTGCCCCCATTGCCAGTCCCAGCAGGTTGAAAGCAAAGGCTATCACCAGAAACAAAAAGCCAGGAAGCGTTATCTCTGCAAGGCATGTTGTCGTACCTTTGATGACCTAACACTCACCGTTTTTTCTGGACATCACCAGCCAGTTAAAGTCTGGATATTATGTCTTTATTTTATGGGATTAAATCTATCCAATCGTCAAATTGCTCAAGAACTTGATATCAATAAAGACGATGCTCAAAAGATGACAAACCAGCTACGAGAAAGTATTTTTTCTAGGCTTCCAATGGCTGTACTCAGTGGTGAAGTAGAGGCTGATGAGGTCTATGTAGTGGCCGGCCACAAGGGTAATCCTGAGGCAGTTAAAAAAAGGCCGTAA
- a CDS encoding IS1595 family transposase, giving the protein MRQLKKGRKGRRNRLRGARGRGTLEKEKPPIFGLVQRGGQVIIRMLDNVKQKTIEPIIKQFVSPDTLMHTDEYNIYSRLKSWGYQHKTVCHGKGEYARDEDGDGFYEVHVNTIEGYWSLLRSWLRPHRGISQEKLPYYLALFEFIYNVRRRGKSLLNDLVELLV; this is encoded by the coding sequence CTGAGGCAGTTAAAAAAAGGCCGTAAAGGTCGAAGAAATCGATTAAGAGGTGCTCGTGGACGAGGCACATTAGAAAAAGAAAAGCCGCCTATCTTTGGACTTGTTCAACGAGGTGGGCAAGTGATTATACGGATGTTAGATAATGTCAAACAAAAAACCATAGAACCCATAATTAAGCAGTTTGTTAGTCCAGATACGCTCATGCACACTGATGAGTATAATATCTATTCACGGCTAAAAAGTTGGGGCTACCAGCATAAGACAGTTTGTCATGGAAAAGGCGAGTACGCTCGAGATGAAGATGGTGATGGCTTTTATGAGGTACACGTTAATACAATAGAAGGCTACTGGTCTCTATTACGATCATGGCTAAGACCTCATCGTGGAATATCTCAGGAAAAATTGCCTTATTATTTAGCATTATTTGAGTTCATATATAACGTAAGACGTCGTGGGAAAAGTTTGCTTAATGACTTAGTGGAGTTATTAGTATAA
- a CDS encoding ISAs1 family transposase, with protein MVKNSTVLDHFEQLDDPRMERRRRHKLIDIITITICAALCGADDWVAIERFGNAKEAWFKSFLELPNGIPSHDTFGRFFSRLCPTSFQSCFIQWVQSITDSLPGKLVAIDGKTLRRSFTEPDKKNAIHLVNAWSIENKLVLGQLKTDIKSNEITAIPELLEAIAVKGAVVSIDAMGCHKAIAKKIREKGAHYLLAVKNNQRRLYSAIQEQLYSKKAKVYQRPAIDFHSSEKEQHGRHEIRRCWVYHSVAKLPIATEWIDLAAVIRVETERTLQGKKSKEQRYYISSQPLSAKAVSEMIQHHWQIENSLHWSLDVAFREDDSRIRIGHSAENMSRIRQIALNILKQDDTYKIGIKNKRLSAGWDHEYLMKLICSV; from the coding sequence TTGGTAAAAAATAGTACAGTTTTAGATCATTTTGAACAGTTAGATGATCCTCGAATGGAACGCCGTCGTCGTCATAAGCTCATTGATATTATTACTATTACGATTTGTGCTGCTTTATGCGGGGCAGATGACTGGGTCGCTATTGAGCGATTTGGTAACGCCAAAGAAGCATGGTTTAAGAGCTTTCTAGAGCTACCCAACGGAATACCCTCTCATGATACCTTTGGTCGTTTTTTCTCACGCCTTTGCCCTACATCGTTTCAAAGCTGCTTCATCCAATGGGTTCAGTCAATCACTGATAGCTTACCTGGCAAGTTGGTAGCCATTGATGGTAAAACGCTTAGACGATCATTTACTGAACCTGATAAGAAGAATGCTATTCACTTGGTTAATGCATGGTCAATAGAAAATAAGTTAGTGTTAGGTCAACTTAAGACTGATATAAAATCCAATGAAATTACCGCCATTCCTGAACTATTAGAAGCGATAGCGGTTAAAGGTGCTGTTGTATCAATAGATGCGATGGGGTGTCATAAAGCCATTGCTAAAAAAATTCGTGAAAAAGGGGCTCATTACTTGTTGGCAGTTAAAAATAACCAGCGTCGCTTATATTCTGCTATTCAAGAACAACTGTATTCTAAAAAAGCCAAAGTGTATCAACGTCCAGCTATTGACTTTCATTCTTCAGAAAAAGAACAGCATGGCCGTCATGAGATACGACGCTGCTGGGTTTATCACTCAGTGGCTAAACTACCTATAGCAACAGAGTGGATCGATTTAGCTGCTGTCATTAGGGTTGAGACAGAACGTACCTTGCAAGGCAAAAAATCAAAAGAACAACGCTATTATATTTCTAGCCAGCCCTTATCAGCAAAAGCTGTCAGTGAAATGATTCAACATCATTGGCAAATTGAGAACAGCCTACATTGGAGTTTGGATGTTGCATTTAGGGAAGATGATAGTCGAATTCGTATAGGTCATTCAGCAGAAAACATGTCTAGGATTAGGCAAATAGCCCTTAATATTCTTAAACAAGATGACACTTATAAAATTGGTATAAAAAATAAGAGGCTTTCTGCTGGTTGGGATCATGAGTATTTAATGAAGTTAATTTGCTCCGTGTAA
- a CDS encoding response regulator transcription factor translates to MKVLLVEDDVMIADGIARGLNKAALQMEHVTCVKDAKLALVDQGVGLIVLDLGLPDGDGLALLCELRGDGMELPVLVLTARDEPRDKVLGLDSGADDYLVKPFNMDELIARIRALLRRRMGRAAAVIEYGPLTLDPGQMQVLLDRQLVTIPLRQFRLLQYLLESQGRVKTKQQIIDALYRWDQDIEENTIEVYISQLRKHLWPSLIKTMRGIGYLIPKFDQAH, encoded by the coding sequence GTGAAAGTACTATTAGTCGAAGATGATGTAATGATCGCAGATGGTATTGCTAGGGGGCTGAATAAGGCAGCCCTACAAATGGAGCATGTAACTTGTGTTAAAGATGCTAAGTTAGCATTGGTAGACCAGGGGGTAGGATTGATTGTTTTAGATCTAGGGTTGCCTGATGGAGATGGTTTAGCTCTTTTATGTGAGTTACGAGGTGATGGCATGGAGTTACCCGTTTTAGTGCTAACAGCCAGGGATGAACCAAGAGATAAAGTGCTTGGTTTGGATAGTGGTGCTGATGACTATTTGGTTAAGCCATTTAATATGGATGAGTTGATTGCTCGTATCAGAGCGTTATTAAGGCGAAGGATGGGTAGGGCTGCTGCTGTCATTGAGTATGGTCCACTGACATTAGATCCAGGGCAAATGCAAGTATTGTTGGATCGACAGCTTGTCACTATTCCCTTACGACAGTTTCGCTTACTTCAATATTTATTGGAGTCACAGGGGCGTGTAAAAACCAAACAGCAGATTATTGATGCCCTCTATCGCTGGGATCAGGATATCGAAGAAAACACTATAGAAGTATATATTTCGCAGTTGAGAAAACATTTATGGCCCAGCCTAATAAAAACAATGCGTGGAATCGGTTATTTAATTCCAAAGTTCGATCAAGCTCATTAA
- a CDS encoding ATP-binding protein, whose translation MAQPNKNNAWNRLFNSKVRSSSLKGRILLRVALVLTAAWFIEVIFSKGIAWYKTREFFQHQTQLMAERWIGVVLQPEIRNLQLKQQPSLLLLGWRENELVIQQGDVTFSKPAKKETYVIKINKHKWVISTACQNNACVLVGLRDSERKHAVRGLVILIFVPLLIIFGIAMLAMHYAVRSGLQPLNLLTQQVSSVSIEKLPPLPESSVLKELLPLVCALNQLINNMKAQLLKERQFLDTCTHELRTPVTALVAQMQSLGYLNNNVSSDFNKVNNAALRVVRVANQFLSLAKTNNSNALANQSEKFDVCELFRQVIAELIVDHNHCDCQMQGANSIKVCADPLAMEMICRNLIENALRYGINLNSGKVQIQFTCEVEDGQVKIIVEDAGPGVMENYREKLVQRFYRIPGHGIQGAGLGLSIINEIAAFYGGAVTIGESRLGGLKVVVWLKNMLS comes from the coding sequence ATGGCCCAGCCTAATAAAAACAATGCGTGGAATCGGTTATTTAATTCCAAAGTTCGATCAAGCTCATTAAAGGGCCGTATATTACTTAGAGTTGCACTAGTTCTAACAGCTGCTTGGTTTATAGAGGTGATTTTTTCCAAAGGAATTGCTTGGTATAAAACCCGGGAGTTTTTTCAACACCAAACTCAACTGATGGCAGAAAGGTGGATTGGGGTTGTTTTACAACCAGAAATTAGAAACTTACAATTAAAACAACAACCTAGTTTATTATTGTTGGGATGGCGTGAAAATGAGCTGGTTATTCAGCAGGGCGACGTAACTTTTTCAAAACCAGCGAAAAAAGAAACTTATGTCATTAAAATAAACAAGCATAAATGGGTTATTAGTACAGCTTGTCAAAATAATGCTTGCGTATTAGTAGGGCTTAGAGATTCTGAAAGAAAACATGCTGTTCGAGGCTTAGTTATTCTTATTTTTGTTCCGTTACTGATAATCTTTGGCATTGCTATGCTGGCAATGCATTATGCAGTCAGATCAGGTTTGCAACCACTTAATTTATTAACCCAGCAAGTATCAAGTGTATCTATTGAGAAGCTTCCCCCTTTGCCTGAATCATCAGTATTAAAAGAGTTGTTACCTCTTGTATGTGCCTTGAATCAATTAATCAACAATATGAAAGCTCAGCTATTAAAAGAGAGGCAGTTTTTAGATACTTGTACTCATGAACTAAGAACGCCTGTTACAGCTTTAGTTGCTCAAATGCAAAGCCTCGGTTATTTAAATAATAATGTAAGCTCTGACTTTAATAAAGTGAATAATGCTGCATTAAGAGTTGTAAGAGTAGCGAATCAATTTTTAAGCTTAGCGAAAACAAATAACTCGAATGCACTGGCTAACCAGTCTGAAAAATTTGATGTGTGTGAGTTGTTTCGTCAGGTGATTGCAGAATTAATAGTTGATCATAACCACTGTGACTGTCAGATGCAAGGTGCCAATTCAATCAAGGTTTGTGCCGATCCACTAGCGATGGAAATGATATGTCGTAATTTAATTGAAAATGCATTGCGTTATGGTATTAACCTTAACAGTGGTAAAGTGCAAATTCAATTTACTTGTGAAGTGGAAGATGGGCAAGTAAAAATTATTGTTGAAGATGCTGGGCCTGGAGTAATGGAAAATTACAGGGAGAAATTAGTCCAGCGATTTTATCGTATACCTGGCCATGGGATACAGGGAGCAGGACTTGGATTAAGTATAATTAATGAAATTGCAGCTTTTTACGGTGGTGCTGTAACTATTGGTGAAAGTCGTTTGGGTGGCTTGAAAGTTGTGGTTTGGTTGAAAAATATGCTAAGTTAA
- a CDS encoding ankyrin repeat domain-containing protein: MSIKRMIFRFLKMALTLFLVNNCYGNEQDIIQLSLQGNTTAIQKLLDSSKSNINIKSPNGDTPLLIAARKGNLELFDLLMKHGANINVLDKNNRDILNIAAKNRNPELAKLALSHGIDPTMITSRYQGSALIYASAQGEVEIVTMLLNAKAPVNRINNIGWTALLEAIILGDGSKNYIEIVRHLLAAGADKTIADRSGKTPLIHAKEKGYSEITQLLLK; encoded by the coding sequence ATGTCAATAAAGAGAATGATTTTTCGATTTCTAAAAATGGCACTAACATTATTTTTAGTCAATAATTGTTATGGGAATGAACAAGACATAATTCAACTATCATTACAAGGTAATACAACAGCAATTCAAAAGTTATTAGACAGCTCAAAATCTAATATAAACATAAAATCACCTAATGGCGACACACCATTACTAATTGCCGCAAGAAAAGGTAATTTAGAACTATTTGATCTGCTTATGAAGCATGGAGCAAATATCAATGTACTTGATAAAAATAATAGGGATATTTTAAATATTGCTGCTAAAAATAGGAATCCAGAACTAGCCAAGCTTGCTTTAAGCCATGGTATAGACCCGACTATGATTACATCTCGCTACCAAGGTTCAGCGCTTATTTATGCTTCAGCACAAGGCGAAGTTGAAATTGTTACAATGCTACTTAACGCGAAAGCTCCAGTAAACCGTATCAATAATATAGGTTGGACTGCTCTTTTAGAAGCCATCATTTTAGGTGATGGCAGTAAAAATTATATTGAAATTGTCAGGCATCTATTAGCAGCAGGTGCAGATAAAACAATAGCAGATAGGTCAGGTAAAACACCCTTAATTCATGCCAAAGAAAAAGGCTATTCTGAAATAACCCAGCTATTGCTTAAGTAG
- a CDS encoding substrate-binding periplasmic protein — protein sequence MAKENLILAGGEWPPYVSKELNHYGVTPRIITEIFSSFGVKVQYQFHPWSRSLEAARQGIVDGTFLWYKTPEREKDFYYSKYPIGHITFVFFHLKSTPFTWKNYSDLRGYRIGATISYHYGEQFIQEEKKGKLQVIRVKSDEQNLKMLLKERIDIFPHDLSVGYFEINKIFPRSTVHMFTNHPQPLKKENTYLLLSKQNKNNKQLIKLFSDALYKFTQAGKYEQYYYDDLIKNVYTIKNN from the coding sequence ATGGCTAAAGAAAACCTTATTTTAGCGGGTGGAGAATGGCCTCCATACGTCTCTAAAGAGCTTAATCATTACGGAGTAACTCCCCGTATTATTACTGAAATATTTTCTTCATTTGGGGTTAAGGTTCAATATCAATTTCATCCTTGGTCACGATCGCTAGAAGCTGCTCGTCAAGGCATAGTTGATGGAACCTTTTTATGGTATAAAACACCTGAGCGAGAGAAAGATTTTTACTATAGCAAATACCCTATCGGACATATTACATTTGTGTTTTTCCACTTAAAAAGCACCCCTTTCACCTGGAAAAATTATAGTGATTTAAGAGGCTATAGAATTGGTGCTACTATCAGTTATCATTATGGTGAGCAATTCATACAGGAAGAAAAAAAAGGGAAATTGCAAGTTATTCGAGTTAAATCCGATGAACAAAATTTAAAAATGCTGCTCAAAGAGCGTATTGATATCTTCCCCCACGACCTTAGTGTTGGATATTTTGAAATCAACAAAATCTTCCCAAGATCAACTGTCCATATGTTCACCAACCATCCGCAACCATTAAAAAAAGAGAATACCTACCTATTATTATCCAAACAGAATAAAAATAACAAACAATTAATCAAACTATTTAGTGATGCACTCTATAAGTTTACCCAAGCAGGTAAATATGAGCAGTACTATTATGATGACTTAATCAAAAATGTCTATACAATAAAAAACAACTAG
- a CDS encoding pilin, with translation MKNLKGFTLIELMIVISIIGILSTIAIPEYQDYVRRSEVAEAISLVATARDRVTQYYNDRKEFPINNQDAGLPKPDKMIGNRVVSIEVVNGAIYVTLGNKIGNPLKGKVLTFRPAVVKGSPVSPISWLCGYDYAVDGMEAIGENKTDITNEYLPSVCRKRDRK, from the coding sequence ATGAAAAACTTAAAAGGATTTACTTTAATTGAACTAATGATAGTCATTTCTATTATTGGCATTTTATCTACTATTGCTATACCTGAATACCAAGATTATGTACGGCGTAGTGAAGTAGCAGAAGCTATCAGTTTAGTAGCAACAGCAAGAGATCGAGTCACTCAGTATTATAATGATCGTAAAGAATTTCCCATTAATAATCAGGACGCAGGTTTACCTAAGCCAGATAAAATGATAGGCAATCGAGTGGTTAGTATCGAGGTTGTTAATGGAGCAATTTATGTCACACTTGGTAATAAAATAGGCAATCCCCTTAAAGGGAAAGTGCTGACATTTAGACCCGCTGTAGTGAAAGGTAGCCCTGTTAGCCCTATTTCTTGGTTATGTGGTTATGATTATGCTGTTGATGGTATGGAAGCGATAGGAGAAAATAAAACAGACATTACTAATGAGTATTTGCCATCTGTTTGTAGGAAAAGGGATAGAAAATAA